A part of Pyramidobacter porci genomic DNA contains:
- a CDS encoding type I restriction-modification system subunit M: protein MAEKTNANIGFEKQIWDAACVLWGHIPAAEYRKVIIGLIFLRYISSAFERRYNELKREGDGFEDDRDAYTMYNIFYVPREARWSTVAAKAHTPEIGKVIDDAMRAIEAENKNLKNVLPKNYASPDLDKKILGDVVDIFTNSIDMSDTEKSKDLLGRTYEYCIAQFAEKEGVGGGEFYTPSSVVRTLVSILKPYENCRIYDCCCGSGGMFVQSEKFIETHSHKRGAVSVYGQEANPDTWKMAKMNMAIRGIDADFGAYNADTFTNDLHPTLKADFILANPPFNYHPWGQETLQNDKRWKYGLPPAGNANYAWIQHMIHHLAPNGKIGLVLANGALSTQSSGEGEIRKKIIEDDLIEGIVAMPTQLFYSVTIPVTLWFITRGKKQKGKTLFIDARKMGHMVDRKHRDFSDEDIQKLADTFEAFQNGTLKDMKGFCSIATLQDIAKQDYILTPGRYVGIEEPEDDGEPFEEKMARLTSELSDMFAKSHELENEIRRKLGAIGYEI, encoded by the coding sequence ATGGCTGAAAAGACAAATGCCAATATAGGCTTTGAAAAACAGATATGGGACGCGGCCTGTGTCTTATGGGGACACATTCCAGCCGCAGAATACAGAAAGGTCATCATCGGATTGATTTTCCTTCGTTATATATCCAGCGCTTTCGAGAGAAGATATAACGAGCTTAAAAGAGAAGGCGATGGTTTTGAGGACGATCGCGATGCTTATACAATGTATAATATATTCTATGTTCCCCGAGAGGCTCGATGGAGCACAGTGGCAGCTAAAGCCCATACTCCAGAAATCGGTAAAGTCATTGATGACGCCATGCGAGCGATTGAGGCTGAAAATAAAAACCTCAAGAACGTGCTTCCTAAAAACTATGCAAGTCCGGATCTTGACAAGAAAATCCTAGGCGATGTTGTAGACATTTTTACCAACAGTATCGACATGTCAGATACAGAAAAGAGCAAGGATCTTCTAGGACGAACCTATGAATACTGCATTGCACAGTTCGCAGAAAAAGAAGGCGTCGGCGGCGGGGAATTCTATACGCCATCAAGCGTGGTGAGGACACTGGTTTCAATTCTCAAGCCGTATGAGAATTGTCGTATATATGATTGTTGCTGCGGCAGCGGCGGCATGTTCGTTCAGTCTGAAAAATTCATTGAAACACACAGTCATAAGAGAGGAGCAGTCTCAGTATATGGGCAGGAAGCCAATCCGGATACCTGGAAAATGGCAAAAATGAACATGGCTATCCGAGGCATCGACGCTGACTTCGGAGCCTATAACGCCGATACATTTACAAACGACCTTCATCCTACATTAAAAGCAGATTTCATCCTTGCCAATCCCCCGTTCAATTATCATCCGTGGGGACAGGAAACGCTTCAGAATGATAAGAGGTGGAAATACGGTCTTCCTCCTGCGGGAAACGCCAACTATGCATGGATTCAGCACATGATCCATCATTTGGCACCGAATGGAAAAATCGGCCTTGTTCTTGCTAACGGAGCACTTTCCACACAGTCAAGCGGCGAAGGCGAAATCAGAAAGAAAATTATAGAGGACGACCTGATTGAAGGCATTGTCGCTATGCCTACACAACTTTTCTACAGTGTGACGATCCCGGTGACACTATGGTTCATTACAAGGGGGAAGAAACAGAAAGGCAAGACGCTCTTCATCGATGCCCGCAAGATGGGACACATGGTCGATCGCAAGCACAGAGACTTCTCCGATGAGGATATTCAGAAGCTGGCGGATACCTTCGAGGCGTTCCAGAACGGAACACTTAAGGACATGAAAGGCTTCTGTTCGATTGCCACTCTGCAGGATATCGCAAAACAGGATTATATCTTGACGCCAGGACGCTATGTGGGCATTGAAGAGCCGGAGGATGACGGCGAGCCGTTTGAAGAGAAAATGGCGCGGCTCACATCGGAACTATCAGATATGTTTGCCAAGTCTCACGAACTGGAGAACGAGATCAGGAGAAAGTTAGGGGCGATCGGATATGAAATATAA
- a CDS encoding restriction endonuclease subunit S produces the protein MKYNLSNICGYAKGKVDVSALDAETYISTENMIPNKGGITNASSLPTAAQTQAFLAGDVLVSNIRPYFKKIWFAEFDGGCSNDVLVFRAKNGINKRFLYYVLADNTFFDYSMATSKGTKMPRGDKTAIMKYEVPKFTYKEQKKIAGILEIFDKKIYLNTEINENLAV, from the coding sequence ATGAAATATAATCTTTCGAATATATGCGGGTACGCCAAGGGCAAAGTTGATGTCTCAGCTCTAGATGCTGAGACATACATATCCACAGAAAACATGATACCCAATAAAGGAGGCATTACCAATGCCTCATCGCTTCCAACCGCAGCACAGACACAAGCTTTTCTTGCGGGGGATGTGTTGGTCTCAAATATTAGACCATATTTCAAAAAGATATGGTTTGCAGAATTTGACGGCGGATGTTCAAACGACGTTCTTGTATTCAGAGCAAAGAATGGCATAAACAAAAGATTTCTCTATTATGTTCTTGCGGATAACACATTTTTCGATTATTCCATGGCAACATCCAAAGGCACAAAGATGCCCCGCGGAGATAAGACTGCCATTATGAAATATGAGGTTCCGAAATTTACATACAAAGAACAGAAAAAAATCGCAGGCATTTTAGAGATATTTGATAAAAAAATATATCTTAATACTGAAATAAACGAGAATTTAGCGGTTTAA
- a CDS encoding restriction endonuclease subunit S, which yields MYKSRFIDFDPFGNSMPDNWHNGTVSEIIELHDSKRIPLSSRERADLDKIYPYYGATSVMDYVDRYLFDGIYLLLGEDGTVVDGQGYPILQYVDGKFWVNNHAHIITGKNGYNVELLYLLFSLTSVKAIVTGAVQSKISQTNLNKVPIAIPSKEELSMFNDLIQPIFTEIRNRRSESVKLAELRNTLLPKLMSGELDVSDIDF from the coding sequence ATGTACAAGTCACGTTTCATAGATTTTGATCCGTTTGGTAATTCAATGCCTGATAACTGGCACAACGGTACAGTATCGGAAATCATCGAATTACATGATTCCAAACGGATACCTCTCTCAAGCCGCGAACGCGCCGATTTGGATAAAATTTATCCATACTACGGTGCGACATCAGTAATGGATTACGTTGACCGCTATCTTTTTGACGGCATCTATCTCCTACTCGGAGAGGATGGTACCGTTGTTGATGGTCAGGGATATCCCATTCTCCAGTATGTTGATGGCAAGTTCTGGGTAAATAATCATGCTCACATTATCACAGGTAAGAACGGTTATAACGTTGAACTTCTGTACTTGCTCTTCAGCCTCACGAGTGTTAAAGCAATTGTCACTGGCGCTGTGCAGTCTAAGATAAGTCAAACCAACCTAAATAAGGTGCCCATTGCAATTCCATCTAAAGAAGAACTTTCAATGTTCAATGATCTTATCCAGCCGATATTCACTGAAATTAGGAACCGCCGAAGCGAAAGCGTCAAACTTGCCGAACTCCGGAACACTTTATTGCCTAAGCTTATGTCCGGCGAACTGGATGTCTCTGATATCGACTTTTAA